In Halichondria panicea chromosome 17, odHalPani1.1, whole genome shotgun sequence, a single window of DNA contains:
- the LOC135350790 gene encoding cholesterol 24-hydroxylase-like isoform X2 yields MGALIILAYVVLGLLALVVGAILFFAGVIKYKRSKFSHLPSPKLPNTLKGFFLGHVTYILESRKLSKNDEDPCLELYNQWYSELDNPGVFVVFIMQLPFVVISDPENIKEVIMQVKNGKPTMLSNKGRWLYGERFSGNGLASIPDHDTWKPRRKIYEHSFNKSYLKGLLPSFNECTDKLLEGIRPLADGKTTVPMKQHLSEVTLNVISKVAFGSDFSEQWDDKTLGLKLTKGNGKLTFLISHTFKGVQRAFNGGPFFKYLHPFEVKSYQETIRALRMIGRDCIMKRIRAVEAGEQIPRDILSSILQVASTKESVDIEDLVDDFVTFYVAGQETTGNLLSFAVVLLNQHPEVLCRLQAEIEEVLKGRTEVTNEDLESLQYTEQVLMEVLLLYPPAFGSIKETMKGGIQLGEHFIPEKSALFQ; encoded by the exons ATGGGTGCTCTAATAATCCTGGCTTACGTGGTTTTGGGTCTACTAGCTCTGGTGGTTGGAGCCATTCTCTTCTTTGCTGGAGTTATCAAATACAAACGATCCAAGTTCTCTCATCTCCCTTCTCCCAAACTTCCCAATACACTCAAAGG GTTCTTTCTTGGGCATGTCACGTACATTCTTGAGAGCAGGAAGTTATCGAAGAATGATGAAGACCCATGCTTAGAGCTCTACAATCAATG GTATTCTGAATTGGACAACCCTGGTGTTTTTGTCGTTTTCATAATGCAACTACCTTTTGTTGTAATCTCAGACCCAGAAAATATCAAG GAGGTGATAATGCAGGTAAAGAATGGTAAGCCTACAATGCTTTCAAACAAAGGACGTTGGCTGTATGGAGAGAG GTTTTCTGGGAATGGACTTGCCTCTATCCCTGATCACGATACTTGGAAGCCTAGGAGAAAGATCTACGAGCACTCCTTCAATAAGAG CTACCTGAAGGGCCTTCTCCCTTCTTTCAACGAGTGCACTGACAAATTGCTGGAGGGCATACGACCTCTGGCTGATGGGAAGACAACAGTTCCCATGAAACAACACTTGTCAGAAGTCACACTGAATGTCATCAGTAAG GTGGCATTTGGATCCGACTTTTCTGAGCAATGGGATGACAAAACACTTGGACTGAAATTGACCAAAGGAAATGGGAAGCTTACGTTTCTTATTTCCCACACATTTAAAGGAGTACAGAGAGCATTCAATGGTGGTCCGTTTTTCAAG TACCTTCATCCGTTTGAGGTGAAGAGCTATCAAGAAACTATTAGAGCTCTGAGGATGATTGGACGAGACTGCATCATGAAGAGAATCAGGGCAGTGGAAGCTGGAGAGCAGATTCCCAGAGACATACTCTCCTCAATCCTGCAAGTCGCCT CTACCAAGGAATCTGTGGACATTGAAGATTTAGTGGACGATTTTGTTACCTTCTATGTGGCAG GGCAAGAGACTACTGGAAACTTGCTGTCTTTTGCAGTAGTCCTCCTCAACCAGCACCCTGAAGTTCTTTGCAG ACTCCAAGCTGAAATAGAGGAGGTTCTTAAAGGAAGAACTGAAGTGACTAACGAAGATCTGGAAAGCCTGCAATATACTGAGCAG GTTCTGATGGAGGTCTTGCTATTGTATCCCCCGGCCTTTGGGAGTATAAAGGAAACTATGAAGGGTGGTATTCAACTTGGGGAGCACTTCATTCCGGAAAAGAGTGCTCTATTT CAATGA
- the LOC135350782 gene encoding cholesterol 24-hydroxylase-like isoform X2 encodes MGALIILAYVVVGLLALVVGAILFFAGVIKYKRSKFSHLPSPKLPNTLKGLFLGHLTYFLERRKLSKNDEDPCLELYHQWYSELDNPSVFVVFILQITFVIISDPESIKEVIMQVKNGKPTMFSDQGSWLYGERFFGNGLVSIPDHDTWKPRRKIYEHSFNKSYLKSLLPSFNECTDKLLEGIRPLADGKTTIPMKQHLSEVTLNVISKVAFGSDFSEQWDDKTLGLKLTKGNGKLTFLISHTFKGAQRAFNGGPFFKYLHPFEVKSYQETIRALRMIGRDCIMKRIRAVEAGEQIPRDILSSILQVASTKESVDIEDLVDDFVTFYVAGQETTGNLLSFAVVLLNQHPEVLCRLQAEIEEVLKGRTEVTNEDLESLQYTEQVLMEVLRLYPPAFGTIKETMKGGIQLGEHFIPEKSTLFLITAMTSRLLQYFDDPDSFDPSRFNPENQQWRLS; translated from the exons ATGGGTGCTCTAATAATCCTGGCTTATGTGGTTGTGGGTCTACTAGCTCTGGTGGTTGGAGCCATTCTCTTCTTTGCTGGAGTCATCAAATACAAACGATCCAAGTTCTCTCATCTCCCATCTCCCAAACTTCCCAACACACTCAAagg GTTGTTTCTTGGGCATCTCACATACTTTCTTGAGAGAAGGAAGTTATCGAAGAATGATGAAGACCCATGCTTAGAGCTCTACCATCAATG GTATTCTGAATTGGACAACCCTAGTGTTTTTGTCGTTTTCATACTACAAATAACCTTTGTTATAATCTCAGATCCAGAAAGTATCAAG GAGGTGATAATGCAGGTAAAGAATGGTAAGCCTACAATGTTTTCAGACCAAGGAAGTTGGCTGTATGGAGAGAG GTTTTTTGGAAATGGACTTGTCTCTATCCCTGATCACGATACTTGGAAGCCTAGAAGAAAGATCTATGAGCACTCCTTCAATAAGAG CTACTTGAAGAGCCTTCTCCCTTCTTTCAATGAGTGCACTGACAAATTGCTGGAGGGCATACGACCTCTGGCTGATGGGAAGACAACAATTCCCATGAAACAACACTTGTCAGAAGTCACACTGAATGTCATCAGTAAG GTGGCATTTGGATCCGACTTTTCTGAGCAATGGGATGACAAAACACTTGGACTGAAATTGACTAAAGGAAATGGGAAGCTTACGTTTCTTATTTCCCACACATTTAAAGGAGCACAGAGAGCATTCAATGGTGGTCCGTTTTTCAAG TACCTTCATCCGTTTGAGGTGAAGAGCTATCAAGAAACTATTAGAGCTCTGAGGATGATTGGACGAGACTGCATCATGAAGAGAATCAGGGCAGTGGAAGCTGGAGAGCAGATTCCCAGAGACATACTCTCCTCAATCCTGCAAGTCGCAT CTACCAAGGAATCTGTGGACATCGAAGATTTGGTGGACGATTTTGTCACCTTCTATGTGGCAG GGCAAGAGACTACTGGAAACTTGCTGTCTTTTGCAGTAGTCCTCCTCAACCAGCACCCTGAAGTTCTTTGCAG GCTCCAAGCTGAAATAGAGGAGGTTCTTAAAGGAAGAACTGAAGTGACTAACGAAGATCTGGAAAGCCTGCAATACACTGAGCAG GTTCTGATGGAGGTCTTGCGATTGTATCCCCCGGCCTTTGGGACTATAAAAGAAACTATGAAGGGTGGTATTCAACTTGGGGAGCACTTCATTCCGGAAAAGAGTACTCTATTT CTGATAACAGCAATGACGTCCAGGCTGCTCCAATACTTTGACGATCCTGACAGCTTTGATCCATCCAGATTCAACCCTGAGAATCAACA ATGGAGGCTAAGCTGA
- the LOC135350790 gene encoding cholesterol 24-hydroxylase-like isoform X1 yields the protein MGALIILAYVVLGLLALVVGAILFFAGVIKYKRSKFSHLPSPKLPNTLKGFFLGHVTYILESRKLSKNDEDPCLELYNQWYSELDNPGVFVVFIMQLPFVVISDPENIKEVIMQVKNGKPTMLSNKGRWLYGERFSGNGLASIPDHDTWKPRRKIYEHSFNKSYLKGLLPSFNECTDKLLEGIRPLADGKTTVPMKQHLSEVTLNVISKVAFGSDFSEQWDDKTLGLKLTKGNGKLTFLISHTFKGVQRAFNGGPFFKYLHPFEVKSYQETIRALRMIGRDCIMKRIRAVEAGEQIPRDILSSILQVASTKESVDIEDLVDDFVTFYVAGQETTGNLLSFAVVLLNQHPEVLCRLQAEIEEVLKGRTEVTNEDLESLQYTEQVLMEVLLLYPPAFGSIKETMKGGIQLGEHFIPEKSALFLITAMTSRLP from the exons ATGGGTGCTCTAATAATCCTGGCTTACGTGGTTTTGGGTCTACTAGCTCTGGTGGTTGGAGCCATTCTCTTCTTTGCTGGAGTTATCAAATACAAACGATCCAAGTTCTCTCATCTCCCTTCTCCCAAACTTCCCAATACACTCAAAGG GTTCTTTCTTGGGCATGTCACGTACATTCTTGAGAGCAGGAAGTTATCGAAGAATGATGAAGACCCATGCTTAGAGCTCTACAATCAATG GTATTCTGAATTGGACAACCCTGGTGTTTTTGTCGTTTTCATAATGCAACTACCTTTTGTTGTAATCTCAGACCCAGAAAATATCAAG GAGGTGATAATGCAGGTAAAGAATGGTAAGCCTACAATGCTTTCAAACAAAGGACGTTGGCTGTATGGAGAGAG GTTTTCTGGGAATGGACTTGCCTCTATCCCTGATCACGATACTTGGAAGCCTAGGAGAAAGATCTACGAGCACTCCTTCAATAAGAG CTACCTGAAGGGCCTTCTCCCTTCTTTCAACGAGTGCACTGACAAATTGCTGGAGGGCATACGACCTCTGGCTGATGGGAAGACAACAGTTCCCATGAAACAACACTTGTCAGAAGTCACACTGAATGTCATCAGTAAG GTGGCATTTGGATCCGACTTTTCTGAGCAATGGGATGACAAAACACTTGGACTGAAATTGACCAAAGGAAATGGGAAGCTTACGTTTCTTATTTCCCACACATTTAAAGGAGTACAGAGAGCATTCAATGGTGGTCCGTTTTTCAAG TACCTTCATCCGTTTGAGGTGAAGAGCTATCAAGAAACTATTAGAGCTCTGAGGATGATTGGACGAGACTGCATCATGAAGAGAATCAGGGCAGTGGAAGCTGGAGAGCAGATTCCCAGAGACATACTCTCCTCAATCCTGCAAGTCGCCT CTACCAAGGAATCTGTGGACATTGAAGATTTAGTGGACGATTTTGTTACCTTCTATGTGGCAG GGCAAGAGACTACTGGAAACTTGCTGTCTTTTGCAGTAGTCCTCCTCAACCAGCACCCTGAAGTTCTTTGCAG ACTCCAAGCTGAAATAGAGGAGGTTCTTAAAGGAAGAACTGAAGTGACTAACGAAGATCTGGAAAGCCTGCAATATACTGAGCAG GTTCTGATGGAGGTCTTGCTATTGTATCCCCCGGCCTTTGGGAGTATAAAGGAAACTATGAAGGGTGGTATTCAACTTGGGGAGCACTTCATTCCGGAAAAGAGTGCTCTATTT CTGATAACAGCAATGACGTCCAGGCTGCCCTAA
- the LOC135350782 gene encoding cholesterol 24-hydroxylase-like isoform X4: protein MQVKNGKPTMFSDQGSWLYGERFFGNGLVSIPDHDTWKPRRKIYEHSFNKSYLKSLLPSFNECTDKLLEGIRPLADGKTTIPMKQHLSEVTLNVISKVAFGSDFSEQWDDKTLGLKLTKGNGKLTFLISHTFKGAQRAFNGGPFFKYLHPFEVKSYQETIRALRMIGRDCIMKRIRAVEAGEQIPRDILSSILQVASTKESVDIEDLVDDFVTFYVAGQETTGNLLSFAVVLLNQHPEVLCRLQAEIEEVLKGRTEVTNEDLESLQYTEQVLMEVLRLYPPAFGTIKETMKGGIQLGEHFIPEKSTLFLITAMTSRLLQYFDDPDSFDPSRFNPENQQPSSFVFFPFGLGHRSCIGKHFALMEAKLILARLVQTFRFTLPPDYKLVVAQRITVQPKDNVPCTVTLAI from the exons ATGCAGGTAAAGAATGGTAAGCCTACAATGTTTTCAGACCAAGGAAGTTGGCTGTATGGAGAGAG GTTTTTTGGAAATGGACTTGTCTCTATCCCTGATCACGATACTTGGAAGCCTAGAAGAAAGATCTATGAGCACTCCTTCAATAAGAG CTACTTGAAGAGCCTTCTCCCTTCTTTCAATGAGTGCACTGACAAATTGCTGGAGGGCATACGACCTCTGGCTGATGGGAAGACAACAATTCCCATGAAACAACACTTGTCAGAAGTCACACTGAATGTCATCAGTAAG GTGGCATTTGGATCCGACTTTTCTGAGCAATGGGATGACAAAACACTTGGACTGAAATTGACTAAAGGAAATGGGAAGCTTACGTTTCTTATTTCCCACACATTTAAAGGAGCACAGAGAGCATTCAATGGTGGTCCGTTTTTCAAG TACCTTCATCCGTTTGAGGTGAAGAGCTATCAAGAAACTATTAGAGCTCTGAGGATGATTGGACGAGACTGCATCATGAAGAGAATCAGGGCAGTGGAAGCTGGAGAGCAGATTCCCAGAGACATACTCTCCTCAATCCTGCAAGTCGCAT CTACCAAGGAATCTGTGGACATCGAAGATTTGGTGGACGATTTTGTCACCTTCTATGTGGCAG GGCAAGAGACTACTGGAAACTTGCTGTCTTTTGCAGTAGTCCTCCTCAACCAGCACCCTGAAGTTCTTTGCAG GCTCCAAGCTGAAATAGAGGAGGTTCTTAAAGGAAGAACTGAAGTGACTAACGAAGATCTGGAAAGCCTGCAATACACTGAGCAG GTTCTGATGGAGGTCTTGCGATTGTATCCCCCGGCCTTTGGGACTATAAAAGAAACTATGAAGGGTGGTATTCAACTTGGGGAGCACTTCATTCCGGAAAAGAGTACTCTATTT CTGATAACAGCAATGACGTCCAGGCTGCTCCAATACTTTGACGATCCTGACAGCTTTGATCCATCCAGATTCAACCCTGAGAATCAACA GCCCAGTTCGTTTGTTTTCTTTCCATTTGGACTCGGTCATCGCTCATGCATTGGAAAACACTTTGCTCTT ATGGAGGCTAAGCTGATCCTGGCCAGACTGGTGCAGACCTTCCGCTTCACTCTTCCTCCAGACTACAAGCTGGTTGTTGCTCAAAGAATAACTGTACAACCCAAAGACAATGTGCCTTGCACTGTTACTCTAGCTATCTAA
- the LOC135350782 gene encoding cholesterol 24-hydroxylase-like isoform X1, which produces MGALIILAYVVVGLLALVVGAILFFAGVIKYKRSKFSHLPSPKLPNTLKGLFLGHLTYFLERRKLSKNDEDPCLELYHQWYSELDNPSVFVVFILQITFVIISDPESIKEVIMQVKNGKPTMFSDQGSWLYGERFFGNGLVSIPDHDTWKPRRKIYEHSFNKSYLKSLLPSFNECTDKLLEGIRPLADGKTTIPMKQHLSEVTLNVISKVAFGSDFSEQWDDKTLGLKLTKGNGKLTFLISHTFKGAQRAFNGGPFFKYLHPFEVKSYQETIRALRMIGRDCIMKRIRAVEAGEQIPRDILSSILQVASTKESVDIEDLVDDFVTFYVAGQETTGNLLSFAVVLLNQHPEVLCRLQAEIEEVLKGRTEVTNEDLESLQYTEQVLMEVLRLYPPAFGTIKETMKGGIQLGEHFIPEKSTLFLITAMTSRLLQYFDDPDSFDPSRFNPENQQPSSFVFFPFGLGHRSCIGKHFALMEAKLILARLVQTFRFTLPPDYKLVVAQRITVQPKDNVPCTVTLAI; this is translated from the exons ATGGGTGCTCTAATAATCCTGGCTTATGTGGTTGTGGGTCTACTAGCTCTGGTGGTTGGAGCCATTCTCTTCTTTGCTGGAGTCATCAAATACAAACGATCCAAGTTCTCTCATCTCCCATCTCCCAAACTTCCCAACACACTCAAagg GTTGTTTCTTGGGCATCTCACATACTTTCTTGAGAGAAGGAAGTTATCGAAGAATGATGAAGACCCATGCTTAGAGCTCTACCATCAATG GTATTCTGAATTGGACAACCCTAGTGTTTTTGTCGTTTTCATACTACAAATAACCTTTGTTATAATCTCAGATCCAGAAAGTATCAAG GAGGTGATAATGCAGGTAAAGAATGGTAAGCCTACAATGTTTTCAGACCAAGGAAGTTGGCTGTATGGAGAGAG GTTTTTTGGAAATGGACTTGTCTCTATCCCTGATCACGATACTTGGAAGCCTAGAAGAAAGATCTATGAGCACTCCTTCAATAAGAG CTACTTGAAGAGCCTTCTCCCTTCTTTCAATGAGTGCACTGACAAATTGCTGGAGGGCATACGACCTCTGGCTGATGGGAAGACAACAATTCCCATGAAACAACACTTGTCAGAAGTCACACTGAATGTCATCAGTAAG GTGGCATTTGGATCCGACTTTTCTGAGCAATGGGATGACAAAACACTTGGACTGAAATTGACTAAAGGAAATGGGAAGCTTACGTTTCTTATTTCCCACACATTTAAAGGAGCACAGAGAGCATTCAATGGTGGTCCGTTTTTCAAG TACCTTCATCCGTTTGAGGTGAAGAGCTATCAAGAAACTATTAGAGCTCTGAGGATGATTGGACGAGACTGCATCATGAAGAGAATCAGGGCAGTGGAAGCTGGAGAGCAGATTCCCAGAGACATACTCTCCTCAATCCTGCAAGTCGCAT CTACCAAGGAATCTGTGGACATCGAAGATTTGGTGGACGATTTTGTCACCTTCTATGTGGCAG GGCAAGAGACTACTGGAAACTTGCTGTCTTTTGCAGTAGTCCTCCTCAACCAGCACCCTGAAGTTCTTTGCAG GCTCCAAGCTGAAATAGAGGAGGTTCTTAAAGGAAGAACTGAAGTGACTAACGAAGATCTGGAAAGCCTGCAATACACTGAGCAG GTTCTGATGGAGGTCTTGCGATTGTATCCCCCGGCCTTTGGGACTATAAAAGAAACTATGAAGGGTGGTATTCAACTTGGGGAGCACTTCATTCCGGAAAAGAGTACTCTATTT CTGATAACAGCAATGACGTCCAGGCTGCTCCAATACTTTGACGATCCTGACAGCTTTGATCCATCCAGATTCAACCCTGAGAATCAACA GCCCAGTTCGTTTGTTTTCTTTCCATTTGGACTCGGTCATCGCTCATGCATTGGAAAACACTTTGCTCTT ATGGAGGCTAAGCTGATCCTGGCCAGACTGGTGCAGACCTTCCGCTTCACTCTTCCTCCAGACTACAAGCTGGTTGTTGCTCAAAGAATAACTGTACAACCCAAAGACAATGTGCCTTGCACTGTTACTCTAGCTATCTAA
- the LOC135350779 gene encoding cholesterol 24-hydroxylase-like yields the protein MGALLVLAYLIGGVLGLVAGSFLCFLGYIYYIRHSYSHLPSPKLHKSLKGYIYGHLYNLIEMRKSSMETSVVELFTKWCLELDSPSAFVIFFLHVPLVVPSHPETIKTVTMQVKNGKVKQLKTRVGWLFGQRFLGNGLVAILDYDTWKPRRKIYDQPFNKNYLKSLLPSFNECTDKLLEGIRPLADGKTTVPMKQHLSEVTLNVISKVAFGSDFSGKWDDATLGLKWVKGNGKLTFLVSHAFEGLQRSFAGGFAYAYLHPFEVRGYKEAIRALRNIGRDCIMKRIRAVEAGEQIPRDILSSILQVASTKESVDIEDLVDDFVTFYIAGQETTGNLLSIATVLIHQHPDVMCRLQAEVEEVLEGRTEVTNEDLEKLQYTEQVLLEVLRLYPPVVGISKQAMEGGIQLGEYFISGGTSLFLQMSMMSRLPQYFDDPDSFNPARFNPENKQPSSFVYFPFSLGHRSCIGKQFALMEAKLILARLMQTFRFTLPPDYKLVVVQKTTLQPKDDVSCTVTPTSIQCHN from the exons ATGGGTGCTCTACTGGTGCTGGCTTATTTGATTGGAGGTGTGCTAGGTCTTGTGGCTGGATCATTCCTCTGCTTTCTGGGGTACATCTACTACATTCGACACAGCTACTCCCACCTCCCCTCTCCCAAGCTGCACAAGTCACTCAAGGG GTACATTTATGGACACTTGTACAACTTGATTGAAATGAGAAAATCGAGTATGGAGACATCAGTTGTGGAGCTATTCACAAAATG GTGCTTGGAGCTGGACAGCCCAAGTGCTTTTGTTATTTTCTTTCTACACGTTCCGCTTGTTGTTCCCTCTCACCCGGAAACTATCAAG ACTGTAACAATGCAAGTAAAGAATGGGAAAGTGAAACAACTCAAGACAAGAGTGGGATGGCTCTTTGGGCAAAG ATTTTTGGGCAACGGGTTAGTCGCTATACTTGACTATGATACTTGGAAACCAAGACGAAAGATCTACGATCAGCCGTTCAATAAGAA CTACTTGAAGAGCCTTCTCCCTTCTTTTAACGAGTGTACTGACAAATTGCTGGAGGGAATACGACCTCTGGCTGATGGGAAGACAACAGTTCCAATGAAACAACACTTGTCAGAAGTCACACTGAATGTTATTAGTAAG GTGGCTTTTGGATCGGATTTCTCTGGAAAATGGGATGATGCAACTCTCGGCTTGAAATGGGTCAAAGGAAATGGGAAACTAACTTTTCTTGTTAGTCATGCATTTGAGGGTCTGCAAAGGAGCTTTGCTGGTGGCTTTGCCTATGCG TATCTTCATCCGTTTGAAGTGAGAGGCTACAAGGAGGCTATTAGGGCTCTGAGGAATATTGGACGAGACTGCATCATGAAGAGAATCAGAGCAGTGGAAGCTGGAGAGCAGATTCCCAGAGACATACTCTCTTCAATCCTGCAAGTCGCCT ctaccaagGAATCTGTGGACATTGAAGATTTAGTGGACGATTTCGTCACCTTCTATATAGCAG GACAAGAGACTACGGGTAATTTGCTATCTATTGCCACCGTTCTGATTCATCAACATCCGGATGTTATGTGTcg ACTCCAAGCTGAAGTAGAGGAGGTCCTTGAAGGAAGAACTGAAGTGACTAACGAAGATCTGGAGAAGCTACAATACACTGAGCAG GTTCTGTTGGAGGTTCTGCGGCTGTACCCTCCTGTTGTTGGGATATCCAAACAAGCCATGGAGGGTGGTATTCAGCTCGGGGAGTACTTTATCTCAGGAGGAACATCGTTATTT CTGCAAATGTCAATGATGTCCAGGCTACCCCAGTACTTTGACGATCCTGATAGTTTTAATCCCGCCAGGTTCAACCCAGAGAACAAACA ACCCAGTTCGTTTGTCTACTTTCCGTTCAGTCTCGGCCATCGCTCTTGTATTGGGAAACAATTTGCTCTG ATGGAGGCTAAGCTGATCCTGGCCCGACTGATGCAGACCTTCCGTTTCACTCTTCCTCCGGACTACAAGCTGGTTGTGGTACAGAAAACAACACTGCAACCTAAGGATGATGTGTCTTGTACTGTCACTCCCACTTCAATTCAATGTCATAACTAA
- the LOC135350782 gene encoding cholesterol 24-hydroxylase-like isoform X3, whose product MLRALPSMEVIMQVKNGKPTMFSDQGSWLYGERFFGNGLVSIPDHDTWKPRRKIYEHSFNKSYLKSLLPSFNECTDKLLEGIRPLADGKTTIPMKQHLSEVTLNVISKVAFGSDFSEQWDDKTLGLKLTKGNGKLTFLISHTFKGAQRAFNGGPFFKYLHPFEVKSYQETIRALRMIGRDCIMKRIRAVEAGEQIPRDILSSILQVASTKESVDIEDLVDDFVTFYVAGQETTGNLLSFAVVLLNQHPEVLCRLQAEIEEVLKGRTEVTNEDLESLQYTEQVLMEVLRLYPPAFGTIKETMKGGIQLGEHFIPEKSTLFLITAMTSRLLQYFDDPDSFDPSRFNPENQQPSSFVFFPFGLGHRSCIGKHFALMEAKLILARLVQTFRFTLPPDYKLVVAQRITVQPKDNVPCTVTLAI is encoded by the exons ATGCTTAGAGCTCTACCATCAATG GAGGTGATAATGCAGGTAAAGAATGGTAAGCCTACAATGTTTTCAGACCAAGGAAGTTGGCTGTATGGAGAGAG GTTTTTTGGAAATGGACTTGTCTCTATCCCTGATCACGATACTTGGAAGCCTAGAAGAAAGATCTATGAGCACTCCTTCAATAAGAG CTACTTGAAGAGCCTTCTCCCTTCTTTCAATGAGTGCACTGACAAATTGCTGGAGGGCATACGACCTCTGGCTGATGGGAAGACAACAATTCCCATGAAACAACACTTGTCAGAAGTCACACTGAATGTCATCAGTAAG GTGGCATTTGGATCCGACTTTTCTGAGCAATGGGATGACAAAACACTTGGACTGAAATTGACTAAAGGAAATGGGAAGCTTACGTTTCTTATTTCCCACACATTTAAAGGAGCACAGAGAGCATTCAATGGTGGTCCGTTTTTCAAG TACCTTCATCCGTTTGAGGTGAAGAGCTATCAAGAAACTATTAGAGCTCTGAGGATGATTGGACGAGACTGCATCATGAAGAGAATCAGGGCAGTGGAAGCTGGAGAGCAGATTCCCAGAGACATACTCTCCTCAATCCTGCAAGTCGCAT CTACCAAGGAATCTGTGGACATCGAAGATTTGGTGGACGATTTTGTCACCTTCTATGTGGCAG GGCAAGAGACTACTGGAAACTTGCTGTCTTTTGCAGTAGTCCTCCTCAACCAGCACCCTGAAGTTCTTTGCAG GCTCCAAGCTGAAATAGAGGAGGTTCTTAAAGGAAGAACTGAAGTGACTAACGAAGATCTGGAAAGCCTGCAATACACTGAGCAG GTTCTGATGGAGGTCTTGCGATTGTATCCCCCGGCCTTTGGGACTATAAAAGAAACTATGAAGGGTGGTATTCAACTTGGGGAGCACTTCATTCCGGAAAAGAGTACTCTATTT CTGATAACAGCAATGACGTCCAGGCTGCTCCAATACTTTGACGATCCTGACAGCTTTGATCCATCCAGATTCAACCCTGAGAATCAACA GCCCAGTTCGTTTGTTTTCTTTCCATTTGGACTCGGTCATCGCTCATGCATTGGAAAACACTTTGCTCTT ATGGAGGCTAAGCTGATCCTGGCCAGACTGGTGCAGACCTTCCGCTTCACTCTTCCTCCAGACTACAAGCTGGTTGTTGCTCAAAGAATAACTGTACAACCCAAAGACAATGTGCCTTGCACTGTTACTCTAGCTATCTAA